One genomic window of Acidobacteriota bacterium includes the following:
- a CDS encoding shikimate kinase — translation MPDDSDPSSPEPSEAPAYAGRTIALVGLMGAGKSTVGRRLAEKLGRAFYDSDAEIEKAAGLSISDIFALHGEADFRRGEKQVLKRMLDLPPHVLATGGGAYLDADTRAVMKERAVTVWLNADLETLWRRVQKRDNRPLLKRADAKAHLSNLVAEREPFYSQADLHVMSKDGPHTNTVNAILKALQTWTPR, via the coding sequence ATGCCGGACGACAGCGACCCTTCGAGTCCCGAGCCTTCCGAGGCGCCCGCCTATGCGGGGCGCACGATTGCGCTCGTGGGTCTGATGGGGGCCGGAAAGTCAACGGTCGGGCGCCGGCTTGCGGAGAAACTGGGCCGGGCCTTCTATGACAGCGATGCTGAAATCGAGAAGGCCGCCGGCCTGTCGATCTCCGACATCTTTGCGCTGCACGGTGAGGCGGATTTCCGCCGGGGCGAAAAGCAGGTGCTGAAGCGCATGCTGGACCTGCCGCCGCACGTGCTGGCCACCGGTGGCGGAGCCTATCTCGACGCCGACACGCGCGCCGTGATGAAGGAGCGCGCGGTGACAGTCTGGCTGAATGCTGATCTCGAGACGCTGTGGCGGCGCGTGCAGAAGCGCGACAACCGGCCGCTGCTGAAGCGCGCCGACGCGAAGGCGCACCTCTCGAACCTCGTCGCCGAACGCGAGCCTTTCTATTCGCAGGCGGACCTGCACGTGATGTCGAAAGACGGCCCGCACACGAATACGGTCAATGCCATCCTGAAAGCCCTGCAGACCTGGACGCCCCGATGA
- a CDS encoding 3-dehydroquinate synthase has protein sequence MTTPSALETVRVDLGARAYDILTGHGALGLLGERLAGLVKRPRAFVLTDETVMRHHKARLDAAVAGAGIKLDWMALPPGEQTKTFAQLGNVLDWLLAGGADRGDILIAFGGGVIGDMGGLAASLMKRGMGFVQVPTTLLAQVDSSVGGKTAVNTPRGKNLVGAFYQPRLVIADTELLSTLPKRELQAGYAEILKYGLINDAAFFDWLAASGHKVLALEPDAARHAVAKSCAAKAAIVVEDETETGVRQLLNLGHTFGHALEAANSYGPDLLHGEAVALGMSLAFRYGAELGVTPHKDAARVADVVKASGLPSDLGGRDRTRFTAPRLTQLMQQDKKARGGRVPLILARGIGAAYIHPDADLASIETFLARELLETA, from the coding sequence ATGACAACGCCTTCCGCCCTCGAAACCGTCCGTGTGGACCTTGGCGCGCGCGCCTATGATATCCTGACGGGCCATGGCGCGCTGGGCCTGCTCGGCGAGCGACTCGCGGGCCTGGTCAAGCGGCCGCGCGCGTTCGTGCTGACCGACGAGACAGTGATGCGCCATCACAAGGCACGGCTGGACGCGGCGGTTGCCGGCGCCGGCATCAAGCTCGACTGGATGGCGCTGCCGCCGGGCGAGCAGACGAAGACGTTTGCGCAGCTCGGCAACGTGCTCGACTGGTTGCTCGCGGGCGGGGCAGACAGGGGCGACATCCTGATCGCGTTCGGCGGCGGCGTGATCGGCGACATGGGCGGACTGGCGGCGAGCCTGATGAAGCGCGGCATGGGTTTCGTGCAGGTGCCGACGACGCTGCTGGCGCAGGTCGATTCCTCCGTAGGCGGAAAGACGGCGGTGAATACGCCGCGCGGCAAGAACCTGGTCGGCGCGTTTTACCAGCCGCGGCTCGTGATCGCCGATACTGAACTGTTGTCGACGCTGCCGAAGCGCGAGCTGCAGGCGGGCTATGCCGAGATCCTGAAATACGGCCTGATCAATGATGCCGCTTTCTTCGACTGGCTGGCGGCGAGCGGGCACAAGGTGCTGGCCCTGGAGCCAGATGCGGCGCGCCATGCGGTCGCGAAATCCTGCGCCGCGAAAGCCGCCATCGTGGTCGAGGACGAGACAGAAACCGGCGTGCGCCAGCTCCTGAACCTCGGACACACCTTTGGCCATGCGCTGGAGGCAGCCAACAGTTACGGCCCGGACCTCCTGCACGGCGAGGCGGTGGCGCTTGGCATGTCGCTGGCCTTCCGGTATGGGGCGGAACTGGGCGTGACGCCCCACAAGGACGCAGCCCGCGTTGCCGACGTGGTGAAGGCGTCCGGCCTGCCATCCGATCTCGGCGGGCGCGACCGGACGCGATTCACGGCGCCGCGCCTGACCCAGCTGATGCAGCAGGACAAGAAAGCGCGCGGCGGACGCGTGCCGCTGATCCTCGCGCGCGGCATTGGCGCCGCCTACATTCATCCGGATGCGGATCTTGCCTCGATCGAGACCTTCCTCGCCCGCGAACTCCTTGAAACAGCCTGA